TCTTCAGAAAATCCTTGGTACACATTTTTTTGTAACGGGATAGAATTAAAAATCCCTAGTACGGAGATAAGGACGGCATAGCTCATTGCCGCTGCTGGCCACAACACTTTTTCAATAGCGTTTTTCAGTCCGGTGGAGGCGACGATGCAATCCGCCAATAATAATAGCCACAACGGCGTAACGATAAAGATGAAACGATATTCGCGATGATTTTGTAGCATGTGTGGCAATAGTGCTAGCAAAATGAGTGCCAAGATAAACCCGCGCTGTTTTATACGCGTTGCTGCAGGTAGCATTACCGTTGCCAAGCCGCCGCTGGCAATAAACAGCCACATCAAAAAAATTAGTGGAGAAGATTCGCCAGCGCGACCGGCACCCACAATAACATTCATTTTGTAGTTAACGTAATAGGAATGAAAAGCGCCTCCCCAAGTAAATATTTCCAGCAAGGCGACGCCTAGAAAGATGGCCAAGCTGCCGCCCAGCATTGCTGCGCGAGCTCGCTTATCTGCTGATATAAAACCCACCAGTAAAATCAATCCGATAACCGGTGTGTACTGAAATCGCACGGCAATAATTAATGTGCCAAGCACACCGAACAAGAAGGCGCGCCGAAGTGTAACCGCTGACATTGGAGACAATGCCAACAAAGTAAGTATTAGAGACGTGGCGACAAATTCAGTCATTGGTTTATGGGCAAAGCCGATTAATTCATACCAAAAAACGCCTAATATTAGCGCCATTCGTGCTGTTCGTTCTCCCCAGTGGCGGCGGCTAAATATATACATTCCCCACGGCACCAGTACGGCGATAAGACAAAAGAATAATTTAACCGCAGCAATGTAATAAATAGGAGAATCTAACCCCAGTAGTTTACAAATCCAAAGAATACCAGCGACCACTCCAGGCACCAGCCACGAGCGGGCACCGTAAAAATATTCCCAATACACTACACCGCTACCAAAAACCAGATTGTGTGCCGGCTCTAAATATTGCATGATTTCATCGGGATGAATAACAAAGTCGCCAGATAAGGCGACTATGGCACGCAAGATAAAAGCTGTCACCAACAAATAAGGTAACCAGCGCCAAGAAGATTCGGAAACTTCCTGTGGGTGTAGATATGTTTCAACTATCCGGTTGAGCGTGCCTCCAATAGATATATGTGGGGTTGCTTTTTTTCGCACTGCCGTTTTTTTCGTTGTTTTTTTCGTTGCCATAATTTTTATGTGCCTTTCGCTATTTCTGTTGTTGATAGCGTTAATATTTCGTAACCATCGGCGGTAACACGCACGGTGTGTTCCCACTGTGCCGATAGGCTACGGTCGCGAGTAACCGCAGTCCAGCCGTCATTCAAAATTTTAACCTGATATTTTCCAGCATTAATCATCGGTTCAATAGTAAAAACCATATTTTCTTTAAGTTCCGGTCCGCTGCCCGGTTTACCATAATGCAGTACTTGCGGTGGTTCATGAAATGAATCACCTAATCCATGACCGCAAAAATCCCGCACCACACTATAGTGATGAGCCTCTGCATGGGATTGAATGGCGTAGCCAATGTCTCCCAAATGAGCACCGGGACGTATCGCGCGAATACCGAGCCACAAACATTCTCGCGTGGTTTCACAAAGCCGGCGAGCAAGAACCGAGGGTGTGCCGGCATAAAACATGCGACAGGTATCGCCGTGCCAGCCGTCTTTGATAACGGTAACGTCAATGTTCAAAATGTCACCGTCTTTCAGCAGCCGCCTAAAATCAGGAATGCCGTGACAAACTTGGTTATTAATAGAAGTACAAGTAGCTTTTGGGTAGGGAGAGTGGCCGGGCGGTTGGTAGTTGAGTGGGGCGGGAATAGCACCGTTATCGGTGATGTAGGCGTGACAGAGGCGGTCTAGTTCGCCTGTGCTAATGCCCACTCGCACTTGTGGTGCGATGTAATCTAGTGCGTCGGCGGCTAACCGACCGGCAATGCGCATTTTTTCAATATCCGCTGGTGTTTTGATTTTTATAGTCATGAAAAGTGGATTTTAATCTGTTTTGTGTAAACAGTAAACGGCTAGCTCTGTATAGCCATAATCAAGTTGGTTATTGACAGAGGTGATTTACAAGGAAATATAGTAAGGAGAGGAGGTTGATCTACGACAGACGTAAAACAAATCTACCCACAAAAAAAGACAATGGAACGTTGACGATAATGACAAATATTGGTGCTAGCTCTTTAGCGAATCCAGCAGTTATGGAGATAGTTAATATCAGTAAGCCAATAAAATATTGCGCAATATAAATAAGAGGATAAAGTATAATTTTTTGCCGACTATGGGTTGTACGAAAAGTTATTTTTAGGTGTAATAAATAGGATGTCAGCACACCGGCGATGAAAGAAATGGTGTATGCTGCCTTAGGGCTGGCTGCTAATAGCGCGATAAGATAGACTAGATAAGAAAAAAGCGTGTTGACGCCGCCCATAAAAAGAAAGCGCAGAGGCTCAGTCTTCGTGTATTTCGTCCACCGCATAAAGAGGTCTATTCCTTGTCGCATCTAGAGTTCGCCATAAATATTCACCAATAACGCCGAGCATAATCATTACTAGCCCGATAAGAAAAGAGAGCAAAACAACGATAGTTGCCCATCCAGGAGGCTGATTGATAGGATACCACGCGGTTAATTTTCCAATGATTACGTATACAGCAAATAAAAAACTGCTCGTTGCTACGATAATGCCAACTACGCTCATCATACGAATGGGAAAGTAGGAAAAACTAGTGAAATTATCTATTGCTAGGTTAATATTTTTCGTAAAAGTCCAGTGGCTATGCTTTAGTTTTGGAGCAGGACGAGGGAAAGGATGAACTTTGTGATTGTATCCTAATGAAAAAATATAAGTGGCGATGTCCAGATTACGCTCACGATTTTTTCTTATTATATCTGCAATTTTTTTATCTATCAGGCAGACACCTAATCCGTTGGAAGGGTAGTCGGGCATTATAAACCAGCGAAAAAGGCGATGATAAATGTTGGCGCAAACTTTCTTAAGAAAAGGTTCATTTCGCTCGCCTGTGCGAATAATAAAATTTACCTTACTGTTTTCGTCCCGCCATGAACGAAACATAGCTGCAACCATTTCTGGTGTATCCTGCATGTCTTGAGAAATATTGCTGACACAATCTCCCTTTGCGTGATCTATGCCGGCCTGTAGGGCGGATACTGCCCCATAATTTCGTGACAGGCGAATGACTCGGAGTCTTTCCCCATATACGTCGCGCAATGCCAAAAGGCAACTGTATGAATCATCTTTGGAACCATCATCTACGCTTATTATTTCTATATTGACATCTGGTAAGTTTTCCTCAAAATAGGAAAATATTGTCGAGATGGTTTTGCCAATCAAAGAAGAACCTTCATAAACAGCAACTATGATTGAGAGTAGAGGTTTTGATTGTTGTTTGTTCATGTATGGGTTAAGAAATTATATTACAAGGATATTTCATGCGATAAATGGGCACAACTACCAGCGCCAAATTCCTGTTTGAATTGGTGTAAGCCATCGTTTAGCTCCCCATTGCTAGGAATATTAGAAGTGCCGAAGCTGAAATAGCGAATTTTTTTTTCCTGTGCCTGCAAGATAAGCGATTCAAAAAGAAAGTCCAACGCGCCAATTTTTCTTCCTTCATCGTTAGAGGCAATATATTGTGCATGCCAAACAGTAGCAGACAAAAATAAAACAACACCGCACACGATAGAGTCTTTTAGTATGCCAGCATAAAAAATAATGTTGTCGGAGAATAAGTTAGCTAGATGTAATATTTCCGTCTGTGTGTGGGCAGGAACAGTATTGTGCTGAGCGAGTAGATTATCCTCAATCAACTGCCAAATTGCTGGTGCATAGCTTTTCCCATAATCAACACGGATATTTGCCCGAATTGCTTTTTTTTTGCCGCGCTGTCGGCGCGTGCTTACTACGCCACGGTCCGTTAAATCAATAACCGAAGATAAATTGCACCGCAGAAGCCGAGCTCCTTTTTGATGAAGGGCATAAATATCATCGGCGTAGGGACGTTGGTGATAATATGTAGGCACTGCCTTGTACAATAAAGTTTGGAATTTTTGATCTTTATAGTGTGCAATAACGGCGCTTAACGCAGCGAGCATTTGTTTTCCACTGAGACGTCCGTTATGTACGATGCCACCGTAGGTTGCACCGGGGTGACTTGCTACAATTCGTTTTTCTGCCGCCGCCGGTAATACACCACACAGTTTCTCGTTATTAAAAATTAAAAGTGAACAGTCATTAAACCGATTTTTATGGTAGGACAAAAAGCGACGACTGTGCAAAAAAGTAGCCATTGGGCAATGATTGATAAAGTCATCCCAAATTTGGGCATCTGCGCGGGAATATTGAGCGATGCGCATAGTAATTAGGGATGGATAACTTGGGGAGAATGCACGCTAATTGATTCATTTTGACTCATAGATAGGAAATGGTCGTAATTGACTTCGCTAAAAATATTTTTTTTTGTGTTTTCATTTTATATTTTCTTACAAGTCGCCTTGTAATTCTGCCCAACCAAAGCCAGTTTTTCCATTGTCGTTACCATTGTAAAACATAAGCCACTTATCTTTTACGCGAATTACTGCAGAGTAACAAACCATTTCTGAATCCCATTCAGTGGATTGAGACGGATAGATAACATCTTTTGATTGCCGCTCCCAATTTTCCCCATCGCTGGATATAGCGTGTGATATACCAGTATAGGATATCCTCCCTGCTTGTATTGTTCTTCTAGAAAAAAACATGTGGTATTTTTCATCGTGCTTAATGACCCATGGTCTTGCCAAGCCACATTCATTTTTTTGGGGAGATAAACATGGTTTTTTGTACATTTGCCAAGAGCGACCATCATGAGACTCGGCGCACCCTATATGATATCTATAATACTGTTTGTCACCTAACTTATCCCAACCTGATGCAAACCAGTGCCACATTCGCCAGCGGTTTCCCTCTTTTAAAATACATGGAGCTCCTTGTCCATACGGGCGGTCTGGTGTACGAGGAAGAATCGGGGCTTGTGAAAATCTTTTATAAGTTTTTCCATCAAGAGAAAGTGCTAAACCCGCAAATAGCATAAAAGGAATTTTAACACACCGCTGAAATCCAACGGTATAGAGATAATATTGATTATCACTTTTGATGATGCATGATGGAACAACGCCACAATCATCAAATGTACCATCTGACCCTACGTCAAGGACATAAGAATCGTGTTCATAAACAATATGCGAGGGATTACTTGCCTTTACGTCTAAAAATGTGGTGCGACCAAATAATTTATCATCTGTAGTGCCAAAATATATTCGGATACATTGATTTTCTGGCATGTATAACGGAGTAGGCAGCATGCCATACAAGTGCGCCCACCAAGCTTTACCTGGTTTCCAAATTTGTCCTTTTTTAATCCATTCCATTATCGCGCACTTTCCATAACCGTCGGCTAATGTTTTCCCTTACCGGAGATTTTGGTGGCGCTATTGAGGAATTTTCCAGTAGGTCACTCGTGATAATCGAGCCTGCACCAATTGTACAATCTTTTCCGATGGTCAAATTGTTACCGATAGTTGAATTGACCCCAACAAAACAATTGTCGCCAATATCGCAAAATCCTGAAATAACCACATGAGATGAAATAAAACAGTTTTTTCTGATTACTGAACGATGACCGACGTGATTACCGCTCCACAAAATTACATTATCTTCAAGCTGACAAAGATGTTGGATAGTATTATTTTCAAAAACGAAAGTGTTTTCGCCAATGCTGATGTTAGGTGACACAAAAGCTGATGAACTTAGGTAAGAAACAGAACGATAGCCAGCTTGGCGAGACATCTCTACTAATCGGCTACGATCTCGGTTGAGGTGACCGTAAGTTAAAGCAACAAAAACGTCAAAATCGCTAGGTGGGTATCTTTCCGGTAATTCTTCAAAAGCAATGACGGGAATTTCGCAATAAGCGGTTTTTTCCAAAAATTTATTTTCTACCGCAAAGGCGACTACTTCATAATTTGAATCAACGTTAAAATAGTCATACGCTATTCTACCAAACTCGCCTGCACCAATAATAACAATTTTTCCACCTTGTTGTTTAATCTCTTCTGGTTTCATATATTAGTTACTTATGCTAGAGGTAGACATCATTCTGCCAAAACTTTATTCTACATTATCAATATACTTTTCTTGGCGTTCCCCATCCTAAAATTTTACATAATATATATTATGCGAAATTAGCACTGGCGCTGTTTATCATTGTAAGTGCTGTTTTTACTAATCTGCTACCAGATTTTTTCTATGTCTTCTAATTTTTGTATTGTGCCCATTAAATAAATGGGTCAGGAGGGATTTGAACCCCCAGCCAAAGGATTATGAGTCCTCTGCTCTAACCATTGAGCTACTGACCCGCCGGCTGCCTGCCGGCATTAATTTTTAATGCCACATCCGCATTGTAAATGTTGCAAGCGCGGCATTGAACACGATGTTATTACTTTTCTGTGGCCGGCGGAGGCGCCTCAGTTTGTTGCCGCAATACGTGCTCACGCCGTGGCGTACGCATTTTACGCAACGCTTTAGCTTCTATTTGGCGAATTCGCTCGCGAGTTACCTCAAACTGCCGTCCCACTTCTTCTAGTGTGTAATCGTTGTTGACGCCAATGCCGAAACGCATGCGTAATACTTTTGCTTCGCGTGGCGCTAGTTCTCTATCAAAGAAATTTTTCATAAATCTCTTTGTGTCTTTGTGCATGATGTTGTCTAACGGGTCTAACGCATCCGGATCGTGGATGAAATCCATTAATGTGGAATCATCATCACCCACTGGAGATTCCATAGAAATTGGTTCCTTAGCAATTTTGAGAATACGCCGTACCTTGTCCACAGTCATTTCCATTTCCACAGCAATTTGCTCTGGCGTCGGCTCGCTTCCATTTTTTTGAACTAATTGGCGAGAAACACGACTTAGTTTGTTGATGGTTTCAATCATGTGTACCGGAATTCGAATAGTGCGCCCTTGATCGGCGATGGCGCGAGTAATGGCTTGTCGTATCCACCATGTGGCATAAGTAGAAAATTTAAAACCGCGACGGTATTGAAATTTGTCTACCGCTTTCATCAATCCGATATTGCCTTCTTGAATCAAATCTAAGAAATGTAATCCGCGATTAGTATATTTTTTGGCGATAGAAATAACTAAACGTAAGTTGGAACTCACCATCTCGGCTTTGGCTTTTTTGACAATTTCTTCCTTTTCGCGCAACTCGCGATCCAATTCAATCATCGCCGTGGGCGTTTTAAGCCCAGATTTTTTTACAATTTCAGCGTATTGCTGT
This region of Candidatus Persebacteraceae bacterium Df01 genomic DNA includes:
- a CDS encoding glycosyltransferase, translated to MNKQQSKPLLSIIVAVYEGSSLIGKTISTIFSYFEENLPDVNIEIISVDDGSKDDSYSCLLALRDVYGERLRVIRLSRNYGAVSALQAGIDHAKGDCVSNISQDMQDTPEMVAAMFRSWRDENSKVNFIIRTGERNEPFLKKVCANIYHRLFRWFIMPDYPSNGLGVCLIDKKIADIIRKNRERNLDIATYIFSLGYNHKVHPFPRPAPKLKHSHWTFTKNINLAIDNFTSFSYFPIRMMSVVGIIVATSSFLFAVYVIIGKLTAWYPINQPPGWATIVVLLSFLIGLVMIMLGVIGEYLWRTLDATRNRPLYAVDEIHED
- a CDS encoding GNAT family N-acetyltransferase, which encodes MRIAQYSRADAQIWDDFINHCPMATFLHSRRFLSYHKNRFNDCSLLIFNNEKLCGVLPAAAEKRIVASHPGATYGGIVHNGRLSGKQMLAALSAVIAHYKDQKFQTLLYKAVPTYYHQRPYADDIYALHQKGARLLRCNLSSVIDLTDRGVVSTRRQRGKKKAIRANIRVDYGKSYAPAIWQLIEDNLLAQHNTVPAHTQTEILHLANLFSDNIIFYAGILKDSIVCGVVLFLSATVWHAQYIASNDEGRKIGALDFLFESLILQAQEKKIRYFSFGTSNIPSNGELNDGLHQFKQEFGAGSCAHLSHEISL
- a CDS encoding acetyltransferase — translated: MKPEEIKQQGGKIVIIGAGEFGRIAYDYFNVDSNYEVVAFAVENKFLEKTAYCEIPVIAFEELPERYPPSDFDVFVALTYGHLNRDRSRLVEMSRQAGYRSVSYLSSSAFVSPNISIGENTFVFENNTIQHLCQLEDNVILWSGNHVGHRSVIRKNCFISSHVVISGFCDIGDNCFVGVNSTIGNNLTIGKDCTIGAGSIITSDLLENSSIAPPKSPVRENISRRLWKVRDNGMD
- the map gene encoding type I methionyl aminopeptidase — its product is MTIKIKTPADIEKMRIAGRLAADALDYIAPQVRVGISTGELDRLCHAYITDNGAIPAPLNYQPPGHSPYPKATCTSINNQVCHGIPDFRRLLKDGDILNIDVTVIKDGWHGDTCRMFYAGTPSVLARRLCETTRECLWLGIRAIRPGAHLGDIGYAIQSHAEAHHYSVVRDFCGHGLGDSFHEPPQVLHYGKPGSGPELKENMVFTIEPMINAGKYQVKILNDGWTAVTRDRSLSAQWEHTVRVTADGYEILTLSTTEIAKGT
- a CDS encoding GtrA family protein, which produces MGGVNTLFSYLVYLIALLAASPKAAYTISFIAGVLTSYLLHLKITFRTTHSRQKIILYPLIYIAQYFIGLLILTISITAGFAKELAPIFVIIVNVPLSFFVGRFVLRLS